The Helicobacter sp. 11S03491-1 genome includes a region encoding these proteins:
- a CDS encoding LutB/LldF family L-lactate oxidation iron-sulfur protein has protein sequence MSENILFHSTKEYEEAITAKLSDEQLRKNLKSAMDVLKTNRKNLIQNRYTDWEGLRELGKEVKIKALSHLDELLERFESNALKNGFKVHWASNSQEANEIIYRLSVEKKISYVLKGKSMASEEIHLNSYLKQKGVLATETDLGELIIQLIDEPPVHIVVPAIHKNRYQIGEIFRDKLGASFESEPQKLNGIARKHLRKEFEDFKMGISGVNFAIANEGAIWLVENEGNGRMSTTACDIHVAICGIEKIVESFEDASILDTLLVPSAVGAPITCYNNIITGPRKQDDLDGPREVHIIMLDNNRSNILADSHYYRSLSCIRCGTCLNHCPVYDKIGGHAYLSAYPGPIGEVISPQLFGLDNCGYMVNLCSLCGRCSEVCPVKIPLADLIRDLRSEKVKEGRGDVKGYANTHQNKNEKIAMKIFVKLATSGVKWRILLNFVNIFSPLGKMMQHVLPGIKAWTSCREFPHINATLHAKVKNIKGVIYE, from the coding sequence ATGAGTGAAAATATACTATTTCATTCCACCAAAGAATATGAAGAAGCAATTACTGCCAAGCTTTCTGATGAGCAGTTGCGGAAAAATCTCAAATCTGCAATGGATGTGCTAAAAACTAATAGAAAAAATCTCATTCAAAATAGATACACAGATTGGGAAGGGCTAAGAGAACTTGGGAAGGAAGTCAAAATAAAAGCGCTTTCTCATCTTGATGAGCTTTTGGAAAGATTTGAGAGTAACGCACTCAAAAATGGCTTTAAAGTTCATTGGGCAAGTAATTCTCAAGAGGCAAATGAAATTATTTATCGTCTTAGCGTAGAAAAGAAAATTTCATATGTTTTGAAGGGCAAATCAATGGCAAGCGAAGAAATCCATCTTAATAGTTACTTGAAACAAAAGGGAGTTTTGGCTACTGAGACAGATTTAGGCGAATTAATTATCCAGCTTATTGATGAACCCCCTGTGCATATTGTTGTCCCTGCTATTCATAAAAATCGTTATCAAATCGGAGAAATTTTTAGAGACAAATTAGGCGCTTCATTTGAGAGTGAGCCTCAAAAACTAAATGGTATTGCCAGAAAACATTTGAGAAAAGAGTTTGAGGATTTTAAAATGGGTATCTCAGGAGTAAATTTTGCCATTGCCAATGAAGGGGCAATTTGGTTGGTTGAAAATGAAGGCAACGGAAGAATGAGTACTACTGCTTGTGATATTCATGTAGCTATTTGTGGGATTGAAAAAATAGTAGAGAGTTTTGAAGATGCTTCGATTTTGGATACATTGCTTGTCCCTAGCGCTGTGGGAGCACCTATTACTTGCTATAACAATATCATTACAGGACCTAGGAAACAAGATGATCTTGATGGTCCAAGAGAAGTACATATTATCATGCTTGATAATAATCGTTCAAATATTTTGGCAGACTCTCATTATTATCGTTCTTTAAGTTGTATTCGGTGTGGGACTTGTTTGAATCATTGCCCTGTATATGACAAGATTGGAGGGCATGCTTATTTGTCTGCTTACCCCGGACCTATTGGAGAAGTCATTTCCCCTCAATTATTTGGATTAGATAATTGTGGTTATATGGTTAATCTTTGCAGTCTTTGTGGGAGGTGTTCAGAAGTTTGTCCTGTTAAGATTCCTTTAGCAGACCTTATTAGAGATCTCAGAAGTGAAAAAGTCAAAGAAGGGCGTGGAGATGTAAAAGGCTATGCCAATACGCATCAAAATAAAAATGAAAAAATTGCCATGAAAATTTTTGTAAAATTAGCTACAAGTGGCGTAAAATGGAGAATTTTGTTAAATTTTGTAAATATTTTTTCTCCATTAGGCAAGATGATGCAACATGTTTTGCCCGGAATAAAGGCTTGGACATCCTGTCGAGAATTTCCTCATATCAATGCGACATTGCATGCAAAAGTTAAGAATATCAAAGGAGTGATTTATGAGTAA
- a CDS encoding YihY family inner membrane protein — translation MLKEICQNIKKRIQEAYAFLTHEQEMFYYASSLSFYTIFALIPLLLILFSVMLNFPNFKDSLNQIKTLILSNILPAHTEIITSFLDTFIQNSSKLGIIGFIYIIFTSLMFFRNYEYISSKMFNSKPRKFFDSLIVYWAMVTLFPIAISLSIYFSGEVQNVLKNKADDSFLSDFLLWLATCVLFLILFRISANKPLNKKILVFTSFLSASIWDLLKWGFVYYISYNKTYPTLYGSVSILLILMLWIYISWLVLLFGMRSCQACISNFGKKDEKVI, via the coding sequence ATGCTCAAAGAAATTTGTCAAAATATTAAAAAAAGGATTCAAGAAGCTTATGCTTTTCTTACACATGAACAAGAAATGTTTTATTATGCTTCATCACTGAGTTTTTATACAATTTTTGCTTTGATTCCTTTGTTATTGATATTATTTTCAGTGATGTTGAATTTTCCTAATTTTAAAGATAGTCTCAATCAAATTAAAACTTTGATTCTCTCAAATATTCTCCCTGCTCATACAGAAATCATTACTTCTTTTCTGGATACTTTTATACAAAATAGCTCAAAACTTGGGATAATAGGATTTATTTATATTATTTTTACTTCTTTAATGTTTTTCAGGAATTATGAGTATATTTCTTCTAAAATGTTTAATTCCAAACCCAGAAAATTTTTTGATTCTTTGATAGTGTATTGGGCGATGGTAACGCTTTTTCCTATAGCGATATCTTTGAGTATTTATTTTAGTGGTGAAGTCCAAAATGTGCTTAAAAATAAGGCAGATGATTCATTCTTGTCTGATTTTTTATTATGGTTGGCAACTTGTGTATTGTTTTTAATTTTATTTCGTATCTCTGCTAATAAACCGCTCAATAAAAAAATATTAGTTTTTACTTCATTTTTAAGTGCAAGTATATGGGATTTATTAAAATGGGGGTTTGTGTATTATATTTCATACAACAAAACTTATCCTACTCTTTATGGATCTGTATCGATTTTATTAATTTTGATGCTTTGGATTTATATTTCTTGGTTAGTGCTGCTCTTTGGAATGCGTTCATGTCAAGCTTGTATCAGCAATTTTGGAAAAAAAGATGAAAAGGTAATTTAG
- a CDS encoding biotin synthase produces the protein MDNGIFLCSISNVSSGNCSEDCGYCAQSSHYQSDIEKYKFKDPDIVLKEARMLKNYGALGFCLVTAGRGLDDKKCEYIAKTAKMIKDDGLDLHIIACCGRADIDSLIYLKKNGVDSYNHNLETAKDFFPKICTTHPWSEKFETCENALSAGLGLCSGGIFGLGESWGDRIELLKALQILSPHSTPVNFFIPNSALPIKQDILSPEEALECVVLAREFLPKVRLMIAGGREIVFGTDQKALFDCGINAVVLGNYLTTKGDTPQKDVEMIRSYGLEIATTCH, from the coding sequence ATGGATAATGGAATATTTTTATGCTCAATTTCAAATGTAAGTAGTGGGAATTGTAGTGAAGATTGCGGGTATTGTGCCCAAAGTTCTCATTATCAAAGTGATATTGAAAAATATAAATTTAAAGATCCGGATATTGTACTTAAAGAAGCAAGGATGCTTAAAAATTATGGTGCTTTGGGATTTTGTCTTGTGACTGCCGGGAGAGGCTTGGATGATAAAAAATGTGAATACATTGCCAAAACAGCTAAAATGATTAAAGATGACGGACTGGATTTGCATATTATTGCTTGTTGTGGGCGAGCAGATATTGATTCGCTTATTTATCTCAAAAAAAATGGCGTTGATAGTTATAATCATAATCTTGAAACAGCTAAAGATTTTTTTCCTAAAATCTGCACGACCCATCCATGGAGTGAGAAATTTGAAACTTGTGAAAATGCTTTGAGTGCAGGGTTGGGACTTTGTAGTGGTGGGATATTTGGTTTGGGAGAAAGTTGGGGAGATAGGATTGAATTACTCAAAGCTCTCCAGATTCTCTCTCCGCACTCCACACCTGTTAATTTTTTTATCCCTAATTCTGCTTTGCCTATCAAACAAGATATTTTGAGTCCTGAGGAAGCTCTGGAATGCGTCGTGTTAGCAAGAGAATTTTTGCCAAAAGTACGTTTAATGATAGCCGGAGGTAGAGAAATTGTATTTGGCACAGATCAAAAAGCATTGTTTGATTGTGGTATCAATGCTGTGGTATTGGGTAATTATCTCACTACAAAAGGAGACACTCCTCAAAAAGATGTAGAAATGATTCGATCCTATGGGCTTGAAATTGCTACTACTTGCCATTGA
- the bcp gene encoding thioredoxin-dependent thiol peroxidase: MKLEIGDKAPDFRLKNQDDIEIGLKDLNSKVIVLYFYPKDNTPGCTIEAQDFTEKLDDFAKKGVVIVGISPDSPKSHKKFIEKQNLKHILLSDPTRSVATNYGVYAKKMMYGKEVFGIVRSSFIIDKNGEIKKVFYNIKAKGHAQDVLDSL; encoded by the coding sequence ATGAAATTAGAAATAGGTGATAAAGCTCCTGATTTTAGACTCAAAAATCAAGATGATATAGAAATTGGCTTGAAAGATTTAAATTCTAAAGTGATTGTTTTGTATTTTTATCCCAAAGACAATACTCCCGGTTGCACGATTGAAGCGCAAGATTTTACAGAAAAATTAGATGATTTTGCTAAAAAAGGTGTTGTAATAGTGGGTATTAGTCCTGATAGCCCCAAGAGTCATAAAAAATTCATTGAAAAGCAAAATCTAAAGCATATTTTACTGAGCGATCCTACTCGTAGCGTAGCTACGAATTATGGTGTATATGCTAAAAAAATGATGTATGGCAAAGAAGTGTTTGGAATTGTGCGATCCAGCTTTATTATTGACAAAAATGGGGAGATAAAAAAAGTATTTTATAATATCAAAGCAAAAGGTCATGCTCAAGATGTTTTAGATAGCTTATGA
- a CDS encoding lactate utilization protein C: MSKIQILNRIRSALNNNHIPSFDPHYKDILKYENTDLLQEYKRLQIANKAKVIQSQDLSRDVLDTLVEIEAKKVLYTLDLPFDIKDLEGNFETIAYDKKVEAIRSELFGIDTSIVKAVCGVANLGIIGIASSPYSPRLASLITLNCIILLDKNNIVPNLFEGTQMLKSKANKGILPANLLFIAGPSRTADIELQTVFGVHGPQNVSVILY, from the coding sequence ATGAGTAAAATACAAATATTAAATCGTATCCGATCTGCCTTGAATAACAATCATATTCCAAGTTTTGACCCTCACTATAAAGATATTCTAAAATATGAAAATACAGATTTATTACAAGAGTATAAACGACTTCAAATTGCTAATAAAGCCAAAGTAATACAATCTCAGGATTTATCAAGAGATGTTTTGGATACTTTGGTAGAAATAGAAGCAAAAAAGGTTTTATATACCCTGGATTTGCCTTTTGATATAAAAGATCTGGAGGGTAATTTTGAAACAATTGCTTATGATAAAAAGGTTGAGGCTATTCGATCAGAACTTTTTGGGATTGACACCTCTATTGTAAAGGCAGTTTGTGGGGTAGCAAATTTAGGAATTATAGGAATAGCGTCTTCACCCTATAGCCCACGTCTTGCATCTTTGATTACATTAAATTGTATTATTTTATTAGATAAAAATAATATCGTTCCTAATTTATTCGAAGGGACGCAAATGCTCAAAAGCAAAGCAAACAAAGGTATTTTACCTGCAAATTTATTATTTATCGCAGGTCCTTCAAGAACTGCCGATATTGAATTGCAGACAGTTTTTGGAGTACATGGTCCTCAAAATGTGAGTGTTATTTTATATTAA